The following are encoded together in the Serratia sp. UGAL515B_01 genome:
- the tssG gene encoding type VI secretion system baseplate subunit TssG, translated as MTGKKTTHAFEPEIDPGQGEPWKSGFISTMRTLSARSPEQPPPGTAGLPSEENFRLGQPAHMTFAPRELAQVNQENGKIHLQLFGLGVWGPQGAMPLHLTEIAYNRAEGNDNTLADFVDIFHHRALSQFYRAWFVSQDTASLDRQSDEVFSFYVGSLVGLAADELGGSELPLHPRLASSAHLVREARNPEGLVGALHYYFEVPVQIREYATQWIFLQPTDQTQLGAGQGAMLLGDGAILGDTVLDRQHKFQLIFGPLTLQQYLHFSPSGQDLPVLREWVRNFVGFEYAWEVSLVLAADEVPCATLGETHQLGYTSWLDRSDDRTPLAGMSFDPEMNYYR; from the coding sequence ATGACAGGCAAAAAAACGACTCACGCCTTTGAACCAGAAATCGACCCTGGGCAGGGTGAACCGTGGAAAAGCGGCTTTATCAGTACAATGCGCACTCTTTCAGCGCGCTCGCCGGAACAACCACCACCCGGCACAGCCGGTCTGCCGTCAGAAGAAAACTTCCGGCTAGGCCAGCCTGCTCATATGACATTTGCGCCGCGCGAACTTGCGCAAGTCAATCAGGAAAACGGCAAAATCCATTTGCAGTTGTTTGGTCTAGGCGTTTGGGGGCCACAGGGGGCAATGCCCCTGCATCTTACCGAAATAGCCTATAACCGAGCAGAAGGTAACGACAATACGCTTGCCGACTTTGTCGATATCTTTCACCATCGCGCTTTGTCGCAGTTTTATCGCGCTTGGTTTGTATCTCAGGATACGGCTTCTCTGGATCGCCAGAGTGACGAGGTATTTTCGTTCTACGTTGGTAGCCTAGTTGGGTTGGCAGCAGATGAGTTGGGCGGAAGTGAGTTACCACTCCACCCTCGCCTCGCTTCATCGGCACACTTAGTTCGTGAAGCGCGTAACCCTGAAGGGCTAGTTGGTGCTTTGCATTACTACTTCGAAGTTCCAGTACAAATTCGTGAGTACGCTACACAGTGGATCTTCCTGCAACCGACCGATCAAACCCAGCTTGGGGCCGGTCAGGGTGCAATGTTGTTAGGTGATGGTGCCATCCTCGGCGACACTGTGCTAGACCGACAACACAAATTTCAACTTATTTTCGGGCCATTAACCCTACAGCAATATCTACATTTCAGCCCTTCGGGGCAGGATTTACCCGTCCTGCGCGAGTGGGTGCGCAATTTTGTCGGTTTTGAGTATGCTTGGGAAGTCAGCCTTGTGCTGGCAGCAGATGAAGTGCCTTGTGCCACTCTGGGTGAAACACATCAACTGGGTTACACCAGTTGGCTGGATCGTAGCGATGACCGCACGCCACTAGCCGGTATGAGTTTTGACCCGGAAATGAATTACTATCGTTAA
- the tssF gene encoding type VI secretion system baseplate subunit TssF produces MDHKFLDYYNKELTFMREMAREFADKHPKIAGRLGMRGIEVADPYVERLIESFCFMSARTQLKLDAEFPLFTHRLLDIVYPNYTAPTPSMGVIQLQPNLKEGNLTQGYRVPRHSAFFTAIAPGEITRCEFRSGQDVQLWPLEITEARLTSIPPDIPNLDRHRISQSRLKSALRIKLRLQGDLTFSQLEGLERLPIYIDGDERIVSHIFELIHASHVATIVRAGKGEKAKDTIIGDEPLSFEGLSPDQSLLPVAWNIFHGHNLVQEYFSCRQRFYFFTLNKLADGLKHNNTNEAEIIILLDRLDQSLAGHVSASRFLLHCTPVINLFPRRMDKLEINRALNEFHVIPDRSRPLDFEIYSISKVFGQLAETSKEVVFNPLYQTRHSDNGNFGRYFSITRKHRQDNSSARKYDTRTAYTGTEVFVSLVDQQEAPYSDDIRYLSIDAMATNRDLPRLIAASGNFSLTMPDSAPIHGARFVFQPSAPRPPFANGESAWRLIRQLSFNYLPLSDMTHSKGGESLRNMLRLFVSSSDHDSNTQIDALVGCHSEPVIRRLPGNGLLIYGRGVRCTLTVDEDGFSGISPYLFGMIMENYFARHAAINVFTETELLSMQRGKVGQWKARPGRRGVL; encoded by the coding sequence GTGGACCACAAATTTCTTGATTATTACAATAAAGAACTCACTTTTATGCGAGAAATGGCACGTGAGTTTGCAGATAAACACCCCAAAATCGCTGGGCGCCTTGGCATGCGTGGTATTGAGGTTGCCGACCCTTATGTCGAACGCCTCATTGAATCTTTTTGTTTCATGTCTGCCAGAACGCAGCTCAAGTTGGATGCTGAATTCCCTCTTTTCACCCATCGTCTGCTGGATATCGTCTACCCTAATTATACTGCGCCTACTCCGTCAATGGGCGTCATCCAGCTACAGCCTAACTTAAAAGAGGGAAATTTAACTCAAGGCTACCGCGTTCCTCGCCATAGCGCCTTTTTTACCGCTATTGCTCCAGGGGAAATCACTCGCTGCGAATTTCGCAGCGGTCAGGATGTCCAGCTCTGGCCATTAGAAATTACCGAGGCGCGCCTGACCTCAATTCCGCCGGATATCCCTAACCTTGACAGACACCGCATTTCGCAGAGTCGTTTGAAAAGTGCGTTACGTATCAAGCTGAGGTTGCAGGGCGACTTAACTTTTTCCCAATTGGAAGGACTTGAGCGTCTGCCCATCTACATTGATGGCGATGAACGCATAGTTTCCCACATATTTGAATTGATCCATGCCAGCCACGTTGCCACTATCGTGCGTGCAGGAAAGGGTGAAAAAGCGAAAGATACGATTATCGGCGACGAACCACTTTCGTTTGAAGGGCTGTCACCGGATCAAAGCCTGCTGCCCGTTGCCTGGAATATTTTCCATGGACACAATCTAGTACAAGAATATTTCTCTTGTCGTCAAAGATTTTACTTCTTTACGCTCAACAAGCTAGCTGATGGCTTGAAACACAACAATACTAACGAAGCAGAAATTATTATTCTGCTTGATCGCTTAGATCAATCGCTAGCAGGGCACGTTTCAGCCTCACGTTTTCTACTGCACTGCACGCCAGTCATCAACCTGTTCCCACGGCGCATGGATAAGTTGGAGATTAACCGGGCGTTGAACGAGTTCCATGTCATCCCTGATCGCAGCCGACCGCTGGATTTTGAGATCTACTCCATCAGCAAGGTTTTTGGTCAACTGGCTGAAACGAGTAAAGAAGTGGTCTTTAACCCGCTTTATCAAACTCGCCATTCTGACAATGGTAATTTTGGGCGCTATTTTTCTATTACTCGTAAGCATCGGCAAGATAATAGCAGCGCACGTAAATACGATACTCGTACGGCCTATACTGGCACAGAAGTCTTTGTGTCGTTGGTAGATCAACAAGAAGCACCTTATAGTGATGATATTCGCTATCTGTCCATCGATGCCATGGCAACAAACCGCGATCTGCCGCGCCTCATAGCCGCAAGCGGTAATTTTTCTTTAACGATGCCGGATTCTGCACCGATTCATGGGGCACGATTTGTTTTTCAACCTAGTGCCCCTCGTCCACCGTTTGCTAACGGTGAATCGGCATGGCGCCTGATACGACAACTCAGTTTTAACTATTTGCCGCTCTCTGATATGACACATAGCAAAGGTGGAGAATCCCTGCGCAACATGTTACGTCTGTTTGTCAGTAGCTCTGATCATGACTCCAATACACAGATAGATGCTCTGGTAGGTTGCCATAGTGAACCCGTCATTCGGCGCTTACCGGGGAATGGTTTACTGATTTATGGTCGTGGTGTGCGTTGTACACTCACCGTTGATGAAGATGGTTTTTCAGGTATCAGCCCTTATCTGTTCGGCATGATTATGGAAAACTACTTTGCTCGTCATGCAGCAATTAACGTCTTTACTGAGACCGAACTGCTTTCCATGCAGCGTGGCAAAGTCGGTCAATGGAAAGCCCGGCCAGGGCGGCGGGGAGTACTTTAA
- the tssH gene encoding type VI secretion system ATPase TssH, producing the protein MAIIRKNLFGKLDNTLFNAIESATTLCKLRGNPYVELVHWINQLWNNEDSDFKHIIRYFEVDAEAFERGLAQSLARLPAGASSISDFSYHIELAIERAWVCASLEYLENRIRSGHLLLALLTNMELRRTLLSIAPGLEKIALDVLSSDLNYITRGSPETNESASDGTPFYDGELPGEASKAVSAKTNASLAQYTTDLTALAREGKIDPVLGRSQEITTMIDILLRRRQNNPLLTGEAGVGKTAVVEGMAQAIVAGEVPPALSQVRLLSLDVVALSAGASMKGEFEARLKAVLDEAMSSEQPVILFIDEVHTLVGAGGNAGTGDAANLLKPALARGQLRTIGATTWGEFKRHIEKDAALTRRFQVLQVEEPSEESAIAMLRGLTAALEKHHGVWIMDEAIQAAVRLSHRYIPARQLPDKAISLLDTACARIAVAQFAPPAELQQLNWRLETAQAELASLEKASHFGKEQVERIEELKTDISECRIAVDVLHQRWKKEREHVEAIVSLRQQVADIVAAAEEGDTQALQGIRHELDVQETALHNLRQDQLLVQAEVNAEVVARIVGDWTGIPVGQMLKDELRAVMELPQRLNSRVIGQSSALEQLSESIMTARAGLADPRKPLGVFMLVGPSGVGKTETALAIAESMYGGEQNLITINMSEYQESHTISSLKGSPPGYVGYGEGGVLTEAVRRKPYSVVLLDEVEKAHPDVHELFYQVFDKGQMEDGEGRRIDFKNTILLLTSNVGSDLTSQLYADEETAPDSPALIEALQPELLKAFPAAFLGRVTVVPYKPLMKESLDHIVALHLERLNARLQSQHGLTLRYSADVVSHVVEQCPVAETGARLLIRYIEQYITPLLGKALLQQQRDATDNIISLERHDGAFTVTFSKEI; encoded by the coding sequence GTGGCTATTATCCGGAAAAATTTATTTGGTAAACTAGATAATACACTTTTCAATGCTATTGAAAGCGCCACAACTCTCTGCAAGCTTCGTGGCAATCCTTATGTAGAATTAGTGCATTGGATTAACCAATTATGGAATAACGAAGATAGCGATTTCAAACATATAATTCGTTATTTCGAAGTTGATGCAGAGGCGTTTGAAAGAGGGTTGGCGCAATCTTTGGCTCGCCTTCCCGCTGGTGCATCTTCGATTTCTGATTTCTCTTATCATATCGAACTGGCTATTGAGCGTGCTTGGGTATGCGCCAGTCTTGAATATTTAGAGAATCGTATTCGCAGTGGTCATTTGCTACTAGCATTGCTTACCAACATGGAATTGCGGCGGACGTTGCTGTCTATCGCACCAGGGTTGGAAAAAATTGCTTTAGATGTGCTCAGCAGCGATCTGAATTACATCACACGTGGTTCTCCTGAAACCAATGAGAGTGCGAGTGATGGTACTCCTTTTTATGACGGCGAATTACCTGGTGAGGCCAGTAAAGCTGTTTCGGCTAAAACCAATGCTTCGTTGGCACAATACACCACGGATCTGACAGCATTGGCCCGCGAAGGCAAAATTGATCCAGTTCTGGGCCGTAGCCAAGAAATTACTACCATGATCGATATTCTGTTGCGTCGTCGGCAGAATAATCCTTTACTAACCGGCGAAGCTGGTGTGGGGAAAACCGCAGTGGTAGAAGGTATGGCACAGGCTATTGTTGCAGGTGAAGTTCCCCCTGCATTGAGCCAAGTGCGTTTATTGTCGCTGGATGTGGTGGCTTTGTCCGCTGGGGCCAGCATGAAAGGTGAATTTGAAGCGCGTCTTAAAGCGGTGCTTGACGAAGCAATGAGTTCCGAACAGCCGGTAATTCTCTTCATCGATGAGGTTCACACATTGGTGGGGGCAGGTGGTAATGCAGGAACCGGTGATGCAGCAAACTTGCTCAAACCTGCATTGGCCCGTGGTCAACTGCGGACTATCGGTGCAACTACATGGGGCGAATTTAAACGTCATATAGAGAAAGACGCAGCCTTGACGCGTCGTTTCCAAGTATTGCAGGTGGAAGAACCTAGCGAAGAGAGCGCAATTGCAATGCTGCGTGGTCTGACCGCTGCGTTAGAAAAGCACCACGGTGTTTGGATTATGGATGAAGCCATACAGGCAGCTGTTCGTCTTTCTCACCGCTACATACCAGCTCGTCAACTGCCTGATAAAGCGATCAGCCTGTTGGACACCGCATGTGCTCGTATCGCAGTAGCACAATTTGCTCCGCCAGCTGAGTTGCAGCAGCTTAATTGGCGGTTAGAGACAGCACAAGCCGAGTTGGCATCGTTAGAGAAAGCAAGCCATTTTGGTAAAGAACAAGTAGAACGTATTGAAGAGCTGAAAACCGATATCAGTGAATGCCGTATCGCTGTCGATGTTTTACATCAACGCTGGAAAAAAGAGCGTGAACATGTAGAGGCCATCGTGTCTTTACGTCAGCAGGTCGCGGACATAGTGGCAGCAGCAGAAGAAGGGGATACCCAGGCTCTGCAAGGTATACGTCATGAACTTGATGTCCAGGAAACGGCTTTGCACAACCTGCGGCAGGATCAGTTATTAGTACAAGCTGAAGTTAATGCTGAAGTCGTCGCCCGTATTGTCGGGGACTGGACCGGAATTCCGGTAGGGCAAATGCTGAAAGATGAGCTACGGGCGGTGATGGAGTTGCCACAGCGCCTAAACAGTCGTGTGATTGGTCAGTCTTCAGCGTTGGAGCAGTTAAGTGAGAGTATTATGACTGCGCGCGCTGGATTAGCAGATCCTCGTAAGCCTCTAGGCGTATTTATGTTGGTTGGCCCATCAGGCGTTGGTAAGACTGAAACCGCTTTAGCGATTGCTGAAAGTATGTACGGCGGTGAGCAAAACCTGATCACCATAAATATGAGTGAATATCAGGAGTCGCACACAATCTCTTCTCTTAAAGGGTCGCCACCAGGATATGTTGGCTATGGAGAGGGTGGGGTACTGACTGAGGCCGTAAGACGTAAGCCTTACAGTGTCGTATTACTTGACGAAGTAGAGAAAGCGCATCCAGATGTGCATGAGCTCTTCTATCAAGTGTTTGATAAAGGGCAAATGGAAGATGGTGAAGGTCGTCGTATTGACTTCAAAAACACCATTTTGTTACTGACAAGTAACGTTGGCAGCGATTTAACCAGTCAACTTTATGCTGATGAAGAGACTGCACCTGACAGCCCGGCACTGATTGAGGCGTTACAGCCTGAGCTATTGAAAGCATTTCCGGCTGCTTTTCTTGGCCGTGTGACAGTAGTGCCTTATAAGCCGCTGATGAAGGAAAGCCTTGATCATATTGTTGCATTGCACCTTGAGCGTCTTAACGCTCGTCTGCAATCACAACATGGGCTAACGTTGCGCTACAGTGCTGATGTTGTTTCACACGTGGTTGAGCAATGTCCTGTTGCTGAAACAGGTGCACGCTTATTGATTCGTTACATCGAACAATATATTACGCCACTGTTAGGAAAAGCCTTATTGCAACAACAGCGTGATGCGACGGATAATATAATTTCACTTGAACGCCACGATGGTGCGTTTACGGTGACCTTTAGCAAGGAGATTTGA
- a CDS encoding fimbrial protein, with the protein MFKIQHVVCALAMAVSVGANAVSSGTVTFNGELVADTCTISSDSINKIVQLPKIPTQDLNVSGAQAGSREFQLNVEACPASITQVAAHFNAIGGSAFDPTTGNLVNASTSTAPAAAKEVQVRLYNADGSQIRVGSTGKFFDVVDEKASMTYVGGYYATGVTTPGPVTSVASYTLAYP; encoded by the coding sequence ATGTTTAAGATTCAACATGTTGTTTGTGCGTTAGCAATGGCTGTTTCTGTAGGCGCAAATGCAGTATCTAGCGGCACAGTAACGTTCAACGGTGAATTGGTTGCTGATACCTGTACTATTTCTAGCGACAGCATCAACAAAATCGTTCAACTGCCAAAGATCCCTACTCAGGACTTGAATGTTTCTGGTGCCCAAGCTGGTTCTCGCGAATTCCAACTGAATGTTGAAGCCTGTCCAGCGAGCATTACTCAAGTTGCTGCACACTTTAACGCGATTGGTGGTTCTGCATTCGACCCAACGACCGGTAACCTGGTTAACGCTTCAACGTCAACTGCACCAGCAGCTGCTAAAGAAGTTCAAGTTCGTTTGTACAACGCTGATGGTAGCCAAATCCGTGTAGGTTCTACCGGTAAATTCTTCGACGTTGTTGATGAGAAAGCATCAATGACTTACGTTGGTGGTTACTACGCAACTGGTGTGACTACTCCTGGTCCGGTGACTTCTGTAGCTTCTTACACCCTGGCCTACCCATAA
- a CDS encoding fimbria/pilus periplasmic chaperone, with protein sequence MIPRVLLLAALMTACAPAIASMTISGTRVIFPGSEKEVLVRTNNKGTTPALVQVWVDDGDTNPNLDNVKTPFVVTPPVYRVEPGKGQSVRMIYNGMALPQDRESLFFFNMLEIPPKAKDADQGQKLELAFRTRIKIFYRPTGIEESSSENERDKLKWEVVSDAQRGIGFKVTNPTAYYFSFDSVIVMSDGRKITLNSDMVPPIGSKVLYPAQKLTGAVSSLEFKLINDYGAVIAEKLVWSAAAGRFIATAKDS encoded by the coding sequence ATGATACCTAGAGTGCTTTTGCTAGCAGCATTAATGACAGCCTGTGCCCCTGCTATTGCTTCCATGACCATTAGCGGGACACGGGTTATTTTCCCCGGGTCGGAAAAAGAAGTCCTTGTCCGAACTAATAATAAAGGTACAACACCCGCGTTAGTACAAGTGTGGGTAGATGACGGTGATACAAACCCAAATCTGGACAATGTAAAAACGCCATTTGTTGTCACGCCGCCAGTTTACCGTGTAGAGCCGGGGAAAGGGCAGAGCGTTAGAATGATTTATAACGGCATGGCATTGCCTCAAGACCGTGAGTCTTTATTCTTCTTTAATATGCTGGAAATTCCCCCTAAAGCGAAAGATGCTGATCAGGGGCAGAAGCTGGAATTAGCATTCCGTACCCGTATAAAGATTTTTTATCGTCCAACTGGAATTGAAGAAAGCTCCTCTGAAAATGAACGTGACAAGTTAAAATGGGAAGTTGTTAGCGACGCTCAGCGTGGTATAGGGTTTAAAGTGACTAACCCGACTGCTTACTACTTCTCATTCGATTCCGTTATTGTTATGAGCGATGGGCGAAAAATCACGCTTAACTCAGATATGGTACCTCCGATTGGTTCAAAGGTTTTGTACCCTGCTCAGAAACTGACAGGTGCGGTATCTAGTTTAGAATTTAAACTTATTAATGATTACGGGGCCGTAATTGCTGAAAAGCTAGTATGGTCAGCAGCAGCAGGGCGATTCATCGCTACTGCTAAAGACAGTTAA